In Stieleria varia, one genomic interval encodes:
- a CDS encoding ATP-binding protein: MNGSELAIAHLLLKLRPINRALRAAVTVQANRAANLDRPDLKHLCITDVHVAALLSEVDCFAQESDNTELPLSEFNGQERQLELQIRKQASARKLPLPLDVLRDSLHLTAFEIDTLLTCAASELHPGYERIFGYILDDMNRRFPCIELLASLNASGRSERLARRSVLGSAGRLRRTGMLQPLDESTTNVRTQLRLAEGVLDFLLGCSATVSGIWRDIDEVELVGVNDSVDEGDPRIERIGTALADGAIGIVGLWGPEDAGLESVARSVARAAHKSLRRFRISADTPESMPRQVHNAVQTAALCDAILLVETDLLRNVECRVGAETLISVLARCDVPALLSGGQPWRPTELLANRTYVELPMLNTSDHKTREQIWSRTIPEMEADRTRELASRFRMTDREIRAVGRMARAQAGIESNGKPASVDSQLAIACSAVAQKTRGRFLGVVNPKRGPEDLILTPELHRQVLEIADFSRVMPLVAETWGFGRLATGGVGMKCLFTGDPGTGKTLAAEVIARQTGTPLLKVNIAEVVSKWVGETEKNLDGAFKEAISSHAVLFFDEADALFGKRGDVRTGVDRYANLEVSHLLQRLEEHDGLVILASNLKDNIDSAFIRRFHVMLHFPRPGETERRRIWEIAFPEQAPLDAGVDLSSLSRLDMTGAGIVGAARTAALLAAQNQASRITMSHIVRAIARQFRREARVLSTRELGRYADLLQERT; this comes from the coding sequence ATGAATGGTAGTGAGTTGGCTATTGCTCACCTGTTGCTCAAACTACGTCCCATCAACCGTGCGCTGAGGGCCGCCGTCACCGTTCAAGCAAACAGAGCAGCGAATCTGGATCGCCCTGATTTAAAGCATCTGTGCATTACCGATGTACATGTCGCCGCGTTGCTGAGCGAAGTCGATTGTTTTGCGCAGGAGTCGGACAACACCGAGCTACCGCTGTCGGAGTTCAACGGGCAGGAACGACAGTTGGAACTACAGATACGCAAACAAGCTTCGGCTCGAAAGCTGCCGTTGCCCTTGGATGTTTTGCGAGATTCGCTCCATCTGACGGCATTCGAGATCGACACCCTCCTGACGTGTGCTGCGTCGGAACTGCATCCAGGTTACGAGCGGATTTTCGGCTACATCCTGGACGATATGAACCGACGATTTCCGTGTATTGAGCTGCTGGCTAGTCTCAATGCGTCCGGCAGGTCGGAGCGGTTGGCGCGACGAAGTGTCCTAGGGTCTGCAGGCCGATTGCGCCGGACCGGTATGCTGCAACCTTTGGACGAGAGCACCACGAATGTCCGCACTCAGCTTCGCTTGGCAGAGGGCGTACTCGACTTCTTGCTCGGTTGCAGCGCAACGGTTTCGGGAATCTGGCGGGATATCGATGAAGTTGAACTGGTTGGAGTTAACGACTCGGTGGACGAGGGCGACCCGCGGATTGAACGCATCGGTACGGCACTGGCTGATGGTGCGATCGGTATTGTGGGCCTCTGGGGGCCAGAGGATGCCGGGTTGGAGTCCGTCGCGCGAAGCGTCGCCCGAGCGGCGCACAAATCGCTCAGACGGTTTCGTATTTCTGCCGACACACCGGAGTCGATGCCTCGGCAAGTTCATAACGCGGTGCAAACCGCTGCGTTGTGCGATGCCATCCTTTTGGTCGAAACCGACCTGCTGCGCAACGTCGAATGTCGCGTCGGTGCTGAGACGCTGATTTCAGTCTTGGCTCGCTGCGATGTTCCCGCGTTGCTGAGTGGTGGTCAGCCTTGGCGTCCAACGGAGCTGTTGGCCAATCGCACCTATGTGGAGCTACCAATGCTGAACACGTCTGACCACAAGACCCGTGAACAGATTTGGAGCCGAACGATCCCTGAAATGGAGGCTGATCGAACTCGCGAACTGGCCAGCCGTTTTCGCATGACGGATCGAGAGATTCGAGCCGTCGGACGTATGGCGCGCGCACAAGCGGGAATCGAGTCCAACGGCAAACCGGCGTCCGTCGACAGCCAACTGGCGATCGCCTGCTCCGCCGTTGCCCAAAAAACAAGAGGTAGATTCTTGGGTGTGGTGAATCCAAAACGGGGACCAGAGGATCTGATCTTGACGCCGGAGTTGCATCGGCAAGTGCTTGAAATCGCGGACTTTTCACGTGTCATGCCTTTGGTCGCCGAAACCTGGGGCTTTGGACGGCTCGCAACCGGTGGAGTGGGGATGAAGTGTCTGTTCACGGGTGACCCAGGCACTGGCAAAACATTGGCGGCTGAAGTCATCGCTCGGCAAACGGGCACACCCTTGTTGAAAGTGAACATTGCGGAAGTCGTCTCGAAATGGGTGGGGGAGACAGAGAAAAACCTCGACGGTGCATTCAAGGAAGCGATCTCAAGCCACGCTGTGCTGTTTTTTGACGAAGCGGACGCATTGTTTGGCAAGCGAGGCGACGTGCGGACCGGCGTTGACCGCTACGCCAATTTGGAAGTCAGTCATTTGCTGCAACGTCTAGAGGAGCATGACGGACTCGTGATCTTGGCGAGCAACCTCAAAGACAACATCGACTCCGCTTTTATCCGTCGGTTTCATGTCATGTTGCATTTCCCGCGACCTGGGGAAACGGAACGCCGCCGTATCTGGGAAATTGCTTTCCCCGAGCAAGCACCCTTGGACGCCGGTGTCGATCTCTCCAGCCTTTCGAGGCTTGATATGACGGGAGCCGGAATCGTGGGTGCGGCGCGAACGGCAGCCCTGCTTGCGGCACAAAACCAGGCCAGCCGCATTACGATGTCGCACATTGTGCGTGCCATCGCCCGACAGTTTCGACGCGAGGCACGCGTCCTCTCAACCAGAGAGCTTGGCCGGTACGCGGACCTGTTGCAGGAACGGACATGA
- a CDS encoding sigma 54-interacting transcriptional regulator, with protein MRAFARSRDTDRECDSSLGPRTGAEPPPVSESLDSCGSHAERLGIVGHSGLQRKLLHDLQRAARFDAEVFLFGETGVGKELYARFVHECSSRRCGPFVAVNCGAIPEALFESEMFGRTAGAFTDSKSKSEGLVAAASGGTLFLDEVHELPRSGQVKLLRLLQEKEYRLLGEVKLRRANIRVVSATNVHPDNSIRDGVLRQDLYYRLNANLMTIMPLRERPEDVELLTDRFVEKYSREYCRPDRLQFTSAARRLLAAYPWPGNIRQLENLVRGLVCQHPDAIEVQADDLPIMQRQDGDRRETSEQSMNLYCLSFQEAKERVVDRFEVDYIREMLRRSQGNICQSAKLAGKNRRAFFELMRKHSIDAEEFKGGSDEAMEPSSAGPNKPR; from the coding sequence ATGCGGGCGTTTGCACGATCGAGGGATACCGACAGAGAGTGCGATTCAAGTTTGGGGCCACGCACCGGCGCTGAGCCGCCTCCCGTTTCGGAATCGCTAGATTCGTGCGGTTCTCATGCAGAGCGGCTTGGCATAGTAGGCCACAGTGGTTTGCAACGGAAACTGCTTCACGATTTACAACGTGCTGCGAGGTTCGACGCCGAAGTATTTTTGTTTGGCGAAACCGGCGTTGGGAAAGAGCTATACGCTCGATTTGTCCATGAATGCAGCTCGCGTCGTTGCGGCCCGTTTGTTGCTGTCAACTGCGGTGCGATCCCCGAAGCTCTGTTTGAGAGCGAGATGTTCGGCCGAACCGCTGGCGCATTCACTGATTCCAAGAGTAAATCAGAAGGATTGGTAGCTGCAGCCAGCGGCGGTACATTGTTTCTTGATGAAGTTCATGAGTTGCCGAGATCGGGGCAAGTGAAGTTACTTCGGTTGTTACAGGAGAAAGAGTATCGCCTGCTCGGTGAAGTCAAGTTGAGACGAGCGAACATACGAGTGGTCAGTGCGACCAATGTGCACCCGGACAATTCGATCCGCGACGGTGTGTTGCGTCAAGATTTGTACTACCGCTTGAACGCCAACCTGATGACCATCATGCCATTGAGGGAACGTCCAGAGGACGTCGAACTTTTGACGGATCGATTTGTCGAAAAGTATTCACGAGAGTATTGCCGGCCGGATCGATTGCAGTTCACATCGGCGGCACGAAGACTGCTTGCCGCCTATCCTTGGCCGGGAAACATTCGTCAATTGGAGAATCTCGTTCGCGGTTTGGTGTGTCAGCATCCCGACGCGATCGAGGTGCAAGCCGATGACTTGCCCATCATGCAGCGTCAGGATGGAGATCGGCGAGAAACGTCTGAGCAATCGATGAACCTGTACTGTTTGTCGTTTCAGGAAGCCAAGGAGAGGGTCGTCGATCGATTTGAAGTGGATTATATTCGCGAGATGTTGAGACGCTCGCAGGGCAACATTTGCCAATCGGCAAAGCTGGCGGGAAAGAATCGTCGAGCTTTCTTTGAACTGATGCGAAAGCACAGTATCGACGCGGAGGAGTTCAAAGGCGGCAGCGACGAAGCAATGGAACCGAGCAGTGCTGGACCCAATAAGCCCCGATAA
- a CDS encoding SMI1/KNR4 family protein, whose translation MDWQILIINAYKSRMSVELRTRPAFRGGSSESEIDHLEFVLGHCLPRSLRSLLLQSNGVAEELQLESGDWIESSIVVYSAEQMIDANVFVRQTFPERDPMRYCYFSGAGTDGIQFGLPVAADCPDDAEVFAWYPDQTPDKFLADGLATFLADWCSGQASV comes from the coding sequence ATGGATTGGCAGATCCTGATCATCAATGCGTACAAGTCGCGAATGTCTGTCGAACTTCGAACTCGACCAGCGTTTCGTGGAGGCTCGTCCGAAAGTGAAATCGATCACCTGGAATTCGTACTCGGTCATTGCTTACCGAGATCCTTACGGTCCCTGCTGCTACAAAGCAACGGTGTGGCCGAAGAGCTTCAGCTTGAGAGTGGTGATTGGATCGAGTCAAGTATCGTCGTCTACTCGGCCGAACAGATGATCGATGCAAACGTGTTTGTTCGCCAAACATTCCCAGAGCGAGATCCGATGCGGTACTGCTACTTCTCCGGTGCTGGTACGGATGGCATACAGTTTGGGTTACCCGTGGCCGCGGATTGTCCAGACGACGCAGAAGTCTTTGCGTGGTATCCAGATCAAACGCCGGACAAGTTCTTGGCAGACGGTCTGGCAACATTTCTCGCCGATTGGTGTTCTGGGCAAGCATCCGTATGA
- a CDS encoding HEAT repeat domain-containing protein, protein MTFDELVALYQSPASVPPHPALSGLDLVQWTTVHDAYGPATSVPSLIRALTATESIHRGYAIEALFQRIWHQGTVYSATAAAVPILFDLLESEATPDRPAVAILLAEIADGAPPFKSCETNPHEAEKWREILRKSNRSLDAEMDEGRRIGAAIRKGIYERLDALYPYLRDSNPEVRRSVAIAIGNFPDVVDRVLQDLKAALEEEPEGYVREAIREIIQRASKP, encoded by the coding sequence ATGACGTTCGATGAATTGGTGGCTCTTTATCAATCACCCGCTTCGGTTCCGCCACATCCTGCGCTCAGCGGGCTGGACTTGGTGCAATGGACGACGGTTCACGACGCCTACGGTCCGGCTACATCGGTTCCGTCTTTGATTCGAGCATTGACTGCAACGGAGTCCATTCACCGTGGATACGCCATCGAGGCATTGTTCCAACGCATTTGGCACCAAGGGACTGTTTATTCCGCGACGGCTGCGGCTGTCCCCATCCTGTTCGATCTCTTGGAATCCGAAGCCACTCCCGATAGGCCCGCAGTTGCCATTCTCTTGGCGGAAATTGCCGATGGTGCCCCTCCCTTCAAATCTTGTGAAACGAACCCACATGAGGCAGAGAAATGGCGTGAGATACTGAGGAAAAGCAATCGGTCACTCGACGCGGAAATGGACGAGGGACGTCGCATTGGCGCGGCAATACGAAAAGGAATCTACGAACGTTTGGATGCTTTGTACCCGTATTTGCGAGATTCCAACCCCGAAGTTCGGCGATCTGTCGCGATCGCAATCGGTAACTTCCCGGATGTCGTCGATCGAGTACTTCAAGACCTAAAGGCTGCGCTCGAAGAAGAGCCGGAAGGATATGTGCGTGAGGCGATACGAGAGATCATCCAGCGTGCATCCAAGCCCTGA
- a CDS encoding M66 family metalloprotease, which translates to MLCFIDTTVAEDLKPPYWDQAIDFTGNHEIRSNLVGSLKGEVAFIQNTLVGPQRGEEQRPLLVTDRAAYLLFFPIDPSADRYQVLLRQRDGKGLSLELQTPWMEPRNDSGNSDGRAPVVYSKRAWTAVVPWTFMHFGLELIVRDDAGAEGHLPAEGFQFGPPIELVTQHVELGMLLPPSQVQVNKWCHPDENLSPELALDYFQMVPVAKFTAAQYLPIHFPKVVMPNGNVYTEQSTFEGAGVYKGDMRQDIAKGMVSTGINYANIGIPSSAGGTEKQPRPFRQTTVHTSAGVYTELDENGKTQAVTVRHGLSGGGGQLTLMSTTGNEFSHEYGHDHGLPHYPGGPELSSHSRNGAWGFNVFKNRLIGNLFWNGKRPDGEFPYEFGSDAMAGGQPMGKVSVFTLHTPFSLNMIQQKVGDESGVLDLTSPTGYRKWDAKQQEMVVWEVGSPKPDQVGVPVVTLVGVYDPIQPSNMPSFIYPALYGNWGNVFSPETIRNSDPALVQSRCVLEVTDANGREYRFPLNDERYDPKVMNQFHVNLPASTRFIRAKLVVQTDQRMELDSRELAEPHGVLSEPVVVGREHGFTAAALRLREMDSVLIPGGYPDRQQLHEAMEDYYGEITDYKAGIEFEVGNVYRREDGSYYQVGPPDSGDTKLRFRKLGDSNKYLSNKRLKLGTQSKDYAKDVMKGTSGVYYYVPVDHDRVMQSDASSPESATWYAKGDHTKITVNAADSQGGRQPIVLRGQINDSHVISRGAPVTESSRVRFNYYPEDNPGVPAGKYQVQFSAYAQGWHSKRLIESFRVVGLIDVK; encoded by the coding sequence TTGCTGTGTTTCATCGACACGACCGTGGCGGAGGATCTCAAGCCTCCGTACTGGGATCAGGCGATTGATTTCACTGGCAACCACGAAATTCGCTCCAACCTGGTTGGTTCGTTGAAGGGGGAGGTGGCTTTCATCCAAAACACTCTGGTGGGTCCTCAGCGTGGTGAGGAGCAACGTCCGTTGCTAGTGACCGATCGAGCGGCGTATCTGTTGTTCTTTCCGATCGATCCTTCGGCCGACCGGTATCAGGTGTTGCTCCGTCAGCGTGACGGAAAAGGGTTGTCACTGGAGCTTCAGACACCCTGGATGGAACCTCGAAACGACTCCGGCAACTCCGATGGACGGGCACCTGTGGTCTATAGCAAACGTGCGTGGACGGCGGTGGTTCCATGGACGTTCATGCATTTCGGATTGGAGTTGATCGTGCGGGACGATGCCGGGGCGGAAGGACATCTCCCTGCTGAAGGTTTTCAGTTCGGCCCTCCGATCGAGTTGGTCACGCAGCATGTGGAACTTGGGATGTTGCTGCCACCGTCGCAGGTGCAAGTCAACAAGTGGTGTCATCCAGACGAGAATCTCTCACCCGAGTTGGCGCTGGACTATTTTCAAATGGTGCCGGTTGCCAAGTTCACCGCGGCTCAGTACCTGCCGATTCACTTTCCCAAAGTCGTGATGCCAAACGGCAACGTGTATACCGAGCAAAGTACTTTCGAGGGAGCGGGGGTCTACAAAGGAGACATGCGGCAAGACATTGCCAAAGGAATGGTTTCAACAGGCATCAACTATGCCAACATCGGGATCCCTTCATCAGCCGGCGGGACAGAAAAGCAGCCGAGACCGTTTCGACAAACGACCGTGCACACGAGTGCGGGTGTTTACACCGAACTCGATGAGAATGGAAAAACGCAAGCCGTCACTGTGCGACACGGACTCAGCGGTGGCGGTGGCCAGCTGACTTTGATGAGCACCACGGGCAACGAGTTCTCGCACGAATATGGCCACGACCATGGATTGCCTCACTATCCGGGAGGGCCAGAACTGAGTTCTCATTCCCGAAACGGCGCGTGGGGATTCAACGTGTTCAAGAATCGATTGATCGGCAACCTTTTCTGGAACGGCAAACGCCCCGACGGTGAATTCCCCTATGAATTCGGCTCCGACGCGATGGCCGGTGGCCAACCAATGGGCAAGGTCAGCGTATTCACTCTGCACACTCCATTTTCACTGAACATGATTCAACAAAAGGTGGGTGATGAATCCGGCGTGCTGGATTTGACCAGTCCGACGGGCTACCGCAAGTGGGACGCGAAGCAACAAGAGATGGTGGTCTGGGAGGTCGGCTCGCCGAAGCCTGATCAAGTCGGCGTGCCGGTGGTGACGCTGGTGGGAGTTTACGATCCGATTCAACCCAGCAACATGCCCTCGTTCATCTATCCTGCACTCTACGGCAACTGGGGAAATGTCTTTTCACCCGAAACGATTCGGAACTCGGATCCTGCACTGGTGCAATCACGTTGCGTGTTGGAGGTAACCGATGCCAACGGCAGGGAGTACCGTTTTCCGCTCAATGATGAGCGATATGACCCGAAGGTCATGAATCAATTTCACGTCAACTTGCCTGCCTCGACTCGATTTATTCGAGCCAAGCTGGTGGTACAGACCGATCAACGAATGGAACTGGATTCCCGAGAGCTTGCCGAACCCCACGGCGTGCTGTCAGAACCAGTCGTTGTCGGACGCGAGCATGGGTTTACTGCGGCCGCTTTGCGATTGCGAGAAATGGACTCCGTTTTGATCCCAGGCGGGTATCCTGATCGCCAGCAGTTGCACGAAGCGATGGAGGACTACTACGGCGAGATCACGGACTACAAAGCCGGAATCGAGTTTGAGGTTGGAAATGTCTATCGACGAGAGGACGGAAGTTACTACCAAGTGGGACCGCCTGATTCTGGAGACACGAAACTCCGCTTCCGAAAACTCGGTGACTCCAACAAGTATCTCAGTAACAAACGCCTGAAACTTGGCACCCAGAGCAAGGACTACGCCAAAGACGTGATGAAGGGAACGAGCGGTGTCTACTACTACGTTCCCGTAGACCACGATCGGGTGATGCAGTCCGATGCGTCCAGTCCAGAATCCGCAACCTGGTACGCGAAGGGAGATCACACAAAGATCACTGTCAATGCAGCGGATTCCCAAGGCGGCAGGCAACCCATCGTTTTGCGTGGTCAAATCAATGATTCGCACGTCATCAGCCGCGGGGCTCCGGTGACGGAATCGAGCCGAGTACGTTTCAATTACTATCCGGAAGACAATCCCGGTGTTCCGGCAGGAAAGTATCAAGTGCAATTTTCGGCGTACGCACAAGGATGGCACTCCAAACGCTTGATCGAATCATTTCGAGTCGTCGGACTCATCGACGTGAAGTAG